A DNA window from Barnesiella intestinihominis YIT 11860 contains the following coding sequences:
- the mnmE gene encoding tRNA uridine-5-carboxymethylaminomethyl(34) synthesis GTPase MnmE, protein MPEDTICAISTAPGMGGIAVIRISGTNAIIITDRIFHTANKKKLSEAKPNTAHYGTIADENETPIDDVVVTLFIAPHSFTGEDTVEISCHGSIYIQQQIISLLLRAGCRLAQPGEFTRRAFTNGKLDLSQAEAVADLIASTSAASHRLAMQQMRGGFSRELIQLREKLLTFASLVELELDFSEEEVEFADREKLTDLASEIERVIKRLSDSFTLGNAIKNGVPTAIIGETNAGKSTLLNRLVKEDKAIVSDIHGTTRDVIEDTVVLQGITFRFIDTAGIRETHDAIENMGIERTFQKLDQAHIVIWLIDATGSTQDIEKIAGRVLPHCTDKRLIVAFNKIDKIGSATQQQLTDLYKRLTREKPNTSFIFLSASHDQNIDVLEKQLTDTIQSTQTGENDIIVTNARHYEALLNAHDAILRTLNGLQSGLSGDFLAQDIRECMHYLGEITGQISTDEILGTIFSKFCIGK, encoded by the coding sequence ATACCCGAAGATACGATTTGCGCCATCTCTACCGCTCCCGGTATGGGAGGTATTGCCGTAATTCGCATAAGCGGAACAAACGCTATCATTATAACCGATCGTATATTTCACACCGCAAACAAGAAAAAACTATCCGAAGCAAAGCCCAATACAGCACACTACGGAACAATCGCCGATGAGAACGAAACTCCCATTGACGATGTAGTCGTTACGCTTTTCATCGCCCCCCATTCATTTACAGGAGAAGATACAGTCGAGATATCCTGCCACGGGTCGATTTACATTCAACAACAAATCATCAGCCTTCTATTGCGAGCAGGCTGCCGCCTGGCCCAACCGGGAGAATTTACCCGTAGGGCTTTTACCAATGGGAAACTTGACCTCTCACAAGCCGAAGCCGTGGCCGACCTTATCGCTTCCACCTCGGCGGCCTCGCATCGTTTAGCTATGCAACAAATGCGTGGAGGATTCAGCCGAGAACTTATCCAACTACGGGAAAAACTACTCACATTCGCCTCGCTCGTTGAACTCGAACTTGATTTCAGCGAAGAAGAAGTAGAATTTGCCGATCGGGAGAAACTAACCGACCTCGCCAGTGAAATAGAACGAGTCATTAAGCGCCTTTCCGATTCGTTCACACTCGGCAATGCCATCAAAAACGGTGTACCTACTGCCATTATAGGAGAAACCAACGCCGGGAAATCGACACTGCTCAACCGCCTTGTCAAAGAAGATAAAGCCATCGTCTCGGACATACACGGTACAACCCGCGATGTCATCGAAGATACCGTCGTATTACAAGGAATTACTTTCCGCTTTATCGACACTGCCGGTATACGGGAAACGCACGATGCCATCGAGAATATGGGGATCGAACGCACCTTCCAAAAACTAGATCAAGCCCACATCGTCATCTGGCTTATTGATGCCACTGGATCGACACAAGACATTGAAAAAATCGCTGGAAGAGTCCTCCCCCACTGCACAGATAAACGCCTCATCGTTGCCTTTAACAAAATAGATAAGATCGGATCCGCAACCCAACAACAGCTCACAGACCTATACAAACGCCTCACTCGTGAAAAGCCCAACACTTCGTTCATCTTTCTTTCAGCTTCACATGACCAAAATATCGACGTACTCGAAAAACAGCTTACAGATACCATACAGTCAACACAAACTGGCGAAAATGACATTATCGTCACCAACGCACGTCATTACGAAGCCCTGCTAAATGCCCACGACGCAATCCTACGTACCCTCAACGGTCTACAATCCGGCCTCTCCGGAGACT
- a CDS encoding DNA/RNA non-specific endonuclease, whose amino-acid sequence MAKKRKKKKSNSKKINNWGALFLLLLVTYSIWWLIKQAQQPQNPQQSFTNSLCHVKDAEMAHTPEGTPEQILYRTGYTVSYNSHWKQPNWVSYELLQDELQGSATRNNRFTPDYDVVGTMIDTRDYTYSGYDRGHMAPAADMKWNETAMEESFLLSNICPQIPELNRGRWKELEEQIREWVQRDSALLITCGPIVSTPRKTIGRHEIVVPARFFKVVAVPYTGTPRGIAFIFDNEAEQPSLKELAITIDSVERVTGIDFFHNLPDSIEHKIESDLSLEIWNLN is encoded by the coding sequence ATGGCTAAAAAGAGAAAAAAGAAAAAATCGAACAGTAAAAAAATAAATAATTGGGGGGCTTTATTTCTGCTATTACTCGTTACATACAGTATATGGTGGCTAATAAAGCAAGCTCAACAACCCCAAAATCCTCAACAATCGTTTACAAACTCTCTTTGTCATGTAAAAGATGCTGAAATGGCCCATACTCCCGAAGGTACACCGGAACAAATATTATACCGTACGGGCTACACGGTCTCGTATAACTCCCATTGGAAACAACCCAACTGGGTAAGTTACGAATTACTACAAGACGAACTGCAAGGTAGTGCTACACGCAACAACCGATTTACCCCCGACTACGATGTAGTGGGCACAATGATAGACACCCGTGATTACACGTATAGCGGATACGACCGGGGACATATGGCTCCGGCTGCCGATATGAAATGGAACGAAACAGCAATGGAAGAATCGTTCCTGCTCTCAAACATCTGTCCGCAAATTCCCGAATTAAACCGAGGTCGCTGGAAAGAGCTGGAAGAACAAATACGTGAATGGGTACAACGAGACAGTGCACTACTCATTACTTGCGGACCCATCGTTTCTACTCCGAGAAAGACAATCGGACGACACGAGATAGTCGTCCCTGCCCGCTTTTTCAAAGTAGTCGCTGTTCCGTATACCGGCACGCCCAGAGGAATCGCATTTATATTCGACAATGAAGCGGAACAACCGTCTCTAAAAGAGTTGGCAATCACCATCGACAGTGTGGAACGAGTGACCGGAATAGATTTTTTCCACAACTTACCCGACAGTATTGAACATAAAATAGAAAGCGACCTATCCCTTGAAATATGGAACTTAAACTAA
- the pepT gene encoding peptidase T, translating to MNLVDRFLHYVSFDTQSDELTNLTPSTPGQMLFAQKLAEELERIGLTEVTLDDNGYLMASLPSNIDKDVPVVGFIAHLDTSPDMSGRHVSPRIVKNYDGKDIVLCAEEDIVLKPSEFPELHHYIGQDLIVTNGKTLLGADDKAGIAEIVTAMEYLLKHPEIKHGKIRIAFNPDEEIGKGAHKFNVKAFGADWAYTMDGGEIGELEYENFNAAVARVTFKGRNVHPGYAKHKMINSIRIANQYAIMLPRWETPEHTEGYEGFYHLISFEGSVEKTVLTYIIRDHDRDRFERRKKELEHLTRKINNEFPGCASIEINDQYYNMREKVEPVMHIVDLVSEAMRAVDVVPMVKPVRGGTDGAQLSFKGLPCPNIFAGGLNFHGRYEFVPIQSMEKATEVIVQIARMVAEK from the coding sequence ATGAATTTAGTAGATCGTTTCCTTCATTATGTGAGCTTCGATACTCAATCGGACGAGCTTACAAACTTGACTCCTAGTACCCCGGGACAGATGCTGTTTGCCCAAAAACTGGCCGAGGAGTTGGAGCGTATAGGCCTTACCGAGGTGACACTCGATGATAACGGGTATCTTATGGCCTCATTGCCTTCAAATATCGATAAAGATGTCCCGGTGGTAGGATTTATAGCCCATTTGGATACTAGTCCCGATATGTCGGGACGGCATGTGAGTCCGCGGATTGTTAAAAATTACGATGGTAAGGATATTGTATTGTGTGCAGAGGAAGATATCGTATTGAAACCTTCGGAGTTTCCCGAACTACATCATTATATAGGTCAAGACCTTATTGTTACGAATGGGAAGACTTTGTTGGGGGCAGACGATAAAGCAGGTATTGCCGAAATTGTAACAGCGATGGAGTATCTTTTGAAACACCCGGAGATTAAACATGGCAAGATACGCATTGCATTCAATCCTGACGAGGAGATAGGCAAAGGAGCGCACAAGTTTAATGTTAAAGCCTTTGGAGCAGATTGGGCCTATACGATGGATGGTGGTGAAATAGGCGAATTGGAGTATGAAAACTTTAATGCGGCTGTGGCTCGAGTGACTTTCAAAGGCCGTAACGTTCACCCGGGATATGCCAAACATAAAATGATAAATTCGATTCGCATAGCCAATCAATATGCTATTATGTTGCCGCGTTGGGAAACTCCCGAACATACCGAAGGTTATGAAGGTTTTTATCATTTGATTTCGTTCGAGGGTAGTGTGGAGAAGACGGTATTGACTTATATTATTCGTGACCATGATCGAGATCGTTTCGAACGCCGTAAGAAGGAACTCGAACATTTAACTCGTAAAATAAATAACGAGTTTCCGGGTTGTGCCAGTATCGAAATAAACGACCAATACTATAATATGCGTGAGAAGGTCGAACCTGTGATGCATATCGTTGATTTGGTATCCGAGGCTATGAGGGCCGTAGATGTTGTTCCGATGGTGAAGCCTGTACGTGGCGGAACCGATGGAGCGCAATTGTCGTTCAAAGGATTGCCTTGTCCCAATATTTTCGCCGGTGGGTTGAACTTTCACGGGCGTTATGAATTCGTGCCCATACAGTCTATGGAAAAAGCTACCGAGGTGATTGTGCAAATTGCCAGAATGGTAGCCGAGAAGTAA